One window of the Indicator indicator isolate 239-I01 chromosome 13, UM_Iind_1.1, whole genome shotgun sequence genome contains the following:
- the HTR2B gene encoding 5-hydroxytryptamine receptor 2B codes for MSLSLHFLNGSGDSNGSLPPLSLTGEPKQDYPSDEQGNKVRWAALLIFLVIIPTIGGNILVILAVSLEKKLQYATNYFLMSLAVADLLVGLFVMPIGLLLVLFDNAWPLPTALCPIWLFLDVLFSTASIMHLCAISLDRYIAIKKPIQASQYNSWATTIIKITVVWLISIGIAIPIPIRGIEDGNGNSKNITCVLTPDRFHDFILYGSVAAFFIPLAIMIVTYLLTIQVLRKKAYLINKPPQRFTWSTVSTVFQRDTTPASSPEKVAMLNGSKKDKTLSSDMPICRTSTIGRKSMQTITNEQRASKVLGIVFFLFLLMWCPFFITNISSVLCNSCDQEVFQKLMEIFVWIGYVSSGVNPLVYTLFNKTFREAFSRYMTCNYRTTKPIRALRKRSSRISFRSSVAENSKLFVMHGMRNGINPIMYQSPMRLRSSPIQASSAILLDTLLLTENEVDKTEEQVSYV; via the exons ATGTCCCTTTCTTTACATTTCTTGAACGGGTCTGGAGATAGCAATGGATCTTTGCCGCCTCTCTCACTAACAGGAGAACCCAAGCAGGACTACCCAAGTGACGAACAAGGAAACAAAGTGCGCTGGGCAGCTTTACTGATCTTCCTGGTGATAATCCCCACCATTGGGGGGAACATACTGGTCATACTGGCAGTGTCTCTGGAGAAAAAATTGCAATATGCTACCAACTACTTTTTGATGTCCTTGGCTGTGGCAGATTTGCTCGTGGGTCTGTTTGTGATGCCAATTGGCCTTCTCTTAGTATTATTTG ATAATGCCTGGCCTTTACCAACTGCCTTGTGTCCTATTTGGCTGTTCCTTGATGTCCTGTTTTCCACTGCTTCCATCATGCATCTCTGTGCCATCTCCCTAGACCGCTACATTGCGATTAAAAAGCCAATCCAGGCTAGTCAGTACAATTCATGGGCTACAACAATCATCAAAATCACCGTAGTTTGGCTCATTTCAATAG GCATTGCTATTCCAATCCCTATCAGAGGCATTGAAGACGGAAATGGCAACTCTAAAAACATCACCTGTGTCCTGACGCCTGATCGTTTTCACGACTTCATTCTGTACGGATCAGTGGCTGCGTTCTTCATTCCCCTCGCCATCATGATAGTCACTTATCTCCTGACAATCCAAGTGCTCCGCAAGAAGGCCTACTTGATCAACAAACCACCTCAGCGTTTCACTTGGTCAACAGTGTCCACCGTATTTCAGCGCGACACAACTCCTGCCTCCTCGCCTGAAAAAGTGGCCATGCTAAATGGCTCCAAAAAGGACAAGACTTTGTCCAGTGACATGCCTATCTGCAGAACGTCTACCATAGGAAGGAAGTCCATGCAAACCATAACCAATGAACAAAGGGCCTCAAAAGTTCTGGGGATtgtattctttcttttcttgttgaTGTGGTGCCCATTCTTCATTACAAACATAAGTTCGGTTCTGTGCAACTCCTGTGACCAGGAGGTTTTTCAAAAGCTTATGGAGATATTTGTTTGGATAGGATATGTGTCCTCAGGAGTGAACCCTCTTGTCTATACACTTTTCAACAAAACATTCAGGGAGGCTTTCAGCAGGTATATGACTTGTAACTATCGAACCACAAAGCCCATCAGGGCCCTTCGGAAGCGCTCCAGCAGGATCTCTTTCAGAAGCTCTGTGGCAGAAAACTCCAAGCTCTTTGTCATGCATGGGATGAGAAATGGAATTAACCCCATTATGTACCAGAGCCCAATGAGGCTGAGGAGCTCACCCATCCAAGCATCGTCAGCCATTCTGCTGGAcacattgctgctcacagagaaTGAAGTTGATAAAACAGAAGAACAAGTCAGCTATGTATAG